A genomic stretch from Fodinibius salinus includes:
- a CDS encoding UDP-N-acetylmuramoyl-tripeptide--D-alanyl-D-alanine ligase, with product MSWYLQLIDILLLGFVLVMTRHLLLRGRYFLHIFQQNGYKLGEYRDWLIEHFFRRVITAEHILFNIVIAAMIVLLSNTLTGSSAVIILSAFAAFWFVPFNYYASDNSKKPLAFTPRMIRLTIPFALLALLLPSFVTYFSYTGHIPFTNLQFQTSILYSADIYLLAFGWIVADALVPFFIFLAAFITKPYENYVHRYFIRQAQNKLVQMPDLTVIAITGSYGKTSTKFMIRDLLSERYSVCATPGSYNTPMGICKVINNDLTARHQVLVLEMGARYEGNIDELCDIAEPDISVVTNVGIAHLETFGSQDAIARTKSTLVKRAKSNGTAILNGDDQRVAKMANLRDDIEFITTGLQNGDIRGTNIQYSSEGMQFTVSLDNNSKLFTMQLLGTHNVQNMLLAVGVGQALDLRLSTMSAAAKRIEPVEHRLELKNKGSLTIIDDAFNANPIGAKNAVNTLAKFNSGRRIIITPGMIELGDLQDKKNREFGQQIGQAGLDLVILVGTSQTEAIRKGIASTEFDMGKVHTVQSLDEANRLMQDTAEDGDVVLYENDLPDSFDE from the coding sequence TTGAGCTGGTATTTACAACTTATTGATATTCTTCTTCTCGGATTTGTCCTCGTCATGACCCGCCACTTGTTGCTCAGGGGACGTTACTTTTTGCACATTTTCCAACAAAACGGTTATAAGCTGGGGGAGTATCGAGACTGGCTTATTGAACACTTTTTCAGGCGTGTCATCACAGCTGAACATATTTTGTTCAACATTGTGATTGCCGCCATGATTGTTCTGCTTTCGAACACTCTTACCGGCAGCAGCGCTGTTATCATTCTTTCTGCATTTGCCGCTTTCTGGTTTGTACCTTTTAACTATTATGCCAGTGACAACTCCAAGAAACCACTCGCCTTTACCCCGCGGATGATCCGGCTGACTATCCCATTTGCCCTTCTGGCTCTATTGCTGCCTTCCTTTGTAACATACTTTTCATATACCGGACACATTCCATTTACTAATCTTCAATTTCAAACTTCCATTTTATACTCAGCCGACATTTATCTGCTGGCATTCGGATGGATTGTAGCTGATGCGCTTGTCCCGTTTTTTATTTTCTTGGCAGCATTCATCACCAAGCCTTACGAAAATTACGTGCATCGCTATTTTATCAGACAAGCCCAAAATAAGCTGGTCCAAATGCCCGATCTCACCGTCATTGCCATCACCGGCAGCTATGGCAAAACGAGTACAAAGTTTATGATTCGGGATCTACTCAGCGAGCGCTATTCCGTCTGTGCCACACCCGGCAGCTATAACACCCCCATGGGCATCTGCAAAGTTATAAACAATGATTTAACCGCCCGTCACCAAGTGCTAGTGCTTGAAATGGGGGCTCGCTACGAAGGCAATATAGACGAGCTTTGTGATATTGCCGAACCTGACATTTCGGTGGTGACCAATGTAGGCATTGCCCATCTCGAAACTTTCGGCTCTCAGGATGCTATCGCCCGCACGAAATCTACACTGGTAAAACGTGCCAAATCAAATGGTACTGCCATCCTGAATGGAGATGACCAGCGCGTGGCCAAGATGGCTAACTTACGCGATGATATAGAATTTATTACGACGGGATTGCAAAATGGAGATATTCGGGGAACTAATATTCAATACAGTTCTGAGGGCATGCAGTTTACGGTGTCTTTAGATAATAATTCCAAGCTATTTACTATGCAGCTGCTTGGCACTCACAACGTGCAAAATATGCTGCTGGCTGTGGGCGTGGGGCAAGCCCTGGACTTGCGACTCAGTACAATGTCAGCTGCAGCAAAACGCATTGAACCGGTCGAGCACCGGCTGGAGCTTAAAAATAAAGGGTCCCTGACTATCATTGATGATGCCTTTAACGCCAATCCCATTGGCGCAAAAAATGCCGTCAATACACTAGCTAAGTTCAACAGCGGCCGACGTATCATCATAACGCCAGGTATGATTGAACTGGGTGATCTGCAGGATAAAAAGAATCGGGAGTTCGGCCAGCAAATCGGTCAAGCCGGGCTCGATCTCGTCATTCTTGTGGGCACTAGCCAAACCGAGGCAATACGAAAGGGCATTGCATCCACAGAATTTGATATGGGGAAGGTACACACCGTGCAAAGCCTGGATGAGGCTAACCGTTTAATGCAAGATACTGCTGAAGATGGAGATGTAGTGCTCTACGAAAATGATCTACCCGACAGCTTTGATGAGTAA